One Paenibacillus sp. FSL H7-0737 DNA segment encodes these proteins:
- a CDS encoding glycoside hydrolase family 32 protein, translating to MSTIAKQNYRGVYHFSPKEKWMNDPNGMVYFEGEYHLFFQHHPGGMTMGAMHWGHAVSKDLVTWEELPIALAPDELGMIFSGSAVVDWNNTTGFFEGKPGLVAIFTHHLDMPEGKPAIQRQSLAYSKDNGRTWTKYEGNPVLEHDTFIDFRDPKVFWNQDTNQWVMIVACGQTVCLYHSPDLINWTYASEFGNGIGSHDGVWECPDLFPLAIDGDHSNTKWVMLVSIGADPAFVEGSRTQYFTGDFDGEVFTPDEDSIKVRWIDYGRDNYAGVSWSDIPAEDGRRLFIGWMSNWMYANKTPAEEFRGAMTIARELQLESRQGEILLVQKPVQELESARVQVLSVKEATVQEINTLLKEIHLESYEIIAEFTRGKSVGFKVRVGADSQTIIGINGETEELYVDRMASGQHDFHEHFVGHHSAKLEALDESNDLRIFVDRSSVEAFSNGGQAVITDLIFPGLEPKGIAVFAENENDLLISLDIYELTPSAEQDKN from the coding sequence ATGTCTACGATTGCGAAACAAAATTACCGAGGTGTATATCATTTTTCCCCTAAGGAAAAGTGGATGAATGATCCAAACGGAATGGTTTATTTTGAGGGTGAATATCATTTGTTCTTTCAGCACCATCCGGGTGGAATGACCATGGGAGCTATGCACTGGGGCCATGCGGTCAGCAAGGATCTTGTTACATGGGAGGAACTGCCTATCGCTCTCGCTCCAGATGAATTAGGTATGATTTTTTCCGGCAGTGCTGTAGTTGACTGGAATAATACGACTGGATTTTTTGAAGGTAAACCAGGTTTAGTAGCGATTTTTACGCATCATTTGGATATGCCAGAAGGCAAGCCAGCCATTCAGCGTCAAAGCTTGGCCTACAGTAAAGATAACGGAAGAACCTGGACGAAGTATGAAGGAAACCCGGTACTTGAACATGATACATTCATTGATTTCCGTGACCCCAAAGTATTTTGGAATCAAGATACGAATCAATGGGTGATGATTGTAGCTTGTGGTCAAACGGTGTGTTTATATCATTCTCCTGATCTAATTAACTGGACATATGCCAGCGAATTTGGTAACGGAATCGGTTCTCATGACGGGGTATGGGAATGCCCAGACTTGTTCCCACTTGCTATTGATGGCGATCATTCGAACACGAAATGGGTGATGCTTGTGAGCATCGGTGCGGATCCCGCTTTTGTGGAAGGGTCAAGAACTCAGTATTTCACAGGGGATTTTGATGGAGAAGTGTTCACGCCAGATGAAGATTCGATAAAAGTTCGCTGGATTGATTATGGAAGAGATAATTATGCAGGTGTAAGCTGGTCCGATATACCGGCTGAAGATGGAAGACGACTATTTATCGGCTGGATGAGCAACTGGATGTATGCTAACAAGACGCCGGCAGAAGAATTCCGCGGCGCGATGACGATTGCAAGGGAACTTCAACTCGAATCAAGACAAGGGGAGATCCTTCTTGTGCAGAAGCCGGTACAAGAGTTGGAATCTGCTCGTGTACAAGTCCTTTCTGTGAAAGAGGCAACGGTGCAAGAAATCAATACTCTTCTTAAGGAGATTCACTTGGAATCTTATGAGATTATAGCTGAGTTTACTCGAGGTAAATCTGTAGGCTTCAAAGTAAGAGTAGGTGCGGATAGTCAAACAATAATCGGTATTAACGGTGAGACAGAGGAGCTTTATGTAGATCGGATGGCTTCAGGTCAGCATGATTTCCACGAACATTTCGTAGGACATCATTCAGCCAAGCTCGAAGCGCTTGATGAGTCAAATGATCTCCGTATTTTTGTGGATCGCTCTTCAGTTGAGGCGTTCAGTAATGGTGGTCAGGCAGTGATTACGGATCTTATATTCCCTGGACTAGAACCTAAAGGTATAGCTGTGTTTGCAGAAAATGAGAATGACTTGCTGATTTCCCTGGATATCTATGAGCTTACTCCCTCTGCTGAGCAAGACAAGAATTAG